A single region of the Carassius gibelio isolate Cgi1373 ecotype wild population from Czech Republic chromosome A14, carGib1.2-hapl.c, whole genome shotgun sequence genome encodes:
- the LOC128027328 gene encoding coiled-coil domain-containing protein 69 isoform X1, with protein sequence MGCHNSKVCGQVSRKKKKSCAQEGEKHIKDIKLQDGSGTRSSEKNLLETYECQLKILHAVLTASGDQERDQLLKDHPGDICTLVHSILEKVKTEITSDLNDLHEKQTRSVLERHQSATEELQRLHNEEKNILNESHAAAENVLKDQIEGLTSELKLFEELKRRAQESTLQRDLQRNIETHGSPGAFWEQEQESLLFVIEMKRERLQDQGNKLLQMETLVERNQSLEDQLLQALQQSEDFRVRIDNYQSLIQQLSKEQNELQEALEKQSLQNQKLSQEKEELLFKLIHRRDSCSSFHLPSVIPS encoded by the exons ATGGGTTGTCACAACAGCAAAGTTTGTGGCCAGGTCTCCAGGAAAAAG aaaaaaagttgtgCGCAAGAAGGTGAGAAGCACATAAAGGACATCAAACTTCAAGATGGAAGTG GTACACGCTCGTCTGAGAAGAATCTTTTGGAGACGTATGAGTGTCAGCTAAAGATACTTCATGCTGTGTTGACGGCTTCAGGAGACCAGGAGAGAGACCAGCTCCTCAAGGACCATCCTGGAGACATCTGCACTTTAGTCCACAGTATTCTGGAGAAG GTAAAGACTGAGATAACCTCTGACCTAAATGATCTTCATGAAAAACAGACGAGGAGCGTCTTAGAACGGCATCAGAGCGCAACAGAAG AGCTACAGCGATTACACAATGAagagaagaacattttaaatgagtccCATGCAGCAGCTGAGAATGTGCTGAAG GATCAGATTGAAGGGCTGACGTCAGAGCTGAAGCTGTTTGAGGAGTTGAAGCGCAGAGCGCAGGAGTCCACGCTCCAGAGAGACCTTCAGAGAAACATTGAG ACTCATGGCAGCCCTGGTGCATTctgggagcaggagcaggagagTCTGTTATTTGTCATCGAAATGAAGCGTGAGCGTTTACAGGACCAGGGGAACAAGCTGCTGCAGATGGAAACACTG GTGGAGAGGAATCAGTCGCTGGAGGATCAGCTCCTGCAGGCGCTCCAGCAGAGCGAGGACTTCAGAGTGAGGATAGACAACTACCAAAGCCTCATACA ACAACTGTCCAAGGAGCAGAATGAGCTGCAGGAGGCGCTAGAGAAGCAGTCTCTGCAGAACCAGAAGCTCAGCCAGGAGAAAGAAGAGCTGCTCTTTAAACTCATACACCGCAGAGACTCGTGCTCCTCCTTCCACCTTCCTTCTGTCATCCCCAGCTGA
- the LOC128027328 gene encoding coiled-coil domain-containing protein 69 isoform X2, giving the protein MGCHNSKVCGQVSRKKKKSCAQEGEKHIKDIKLQDGSGTRSSEKNLLETYECQLKILHAVLTASGDQERDQLLKDHPGDICTLVHSILEKVKTEITSDLNDLHEKQTRSVLERHQSATEELQRLHNEEKNILNESHAAAENVLKDQIEGLTSELKLFEELKRRAQESTLQRDLQRNIETHGSPGAFWEQEQESLLFVIEMKRERLQDQGNKLLQMETLVERNQSLEDQLLQALQQSEDFRVRIDNYQSLIQQLSKEQNELQEALEKQSLQNQKLSQEKEELLFKLIHRRDSCSSFHLPSVIPS; this is encoded by the exons ATGGGTTGTCACAACAGCAAAGTTTGTGGCCAGGTCTCCAGGAAAAAG aaaaaaagttgtgCGCAAGAAGGTGAGAAGCACATAAAGGACATCAAACTTCAAGATGGAAGTG GTACACGCTCGTCTGAGAAGAATCTTTTGGAGACGTATGAGTGTCAGCTAAAGATACTTCATGCTGTGTTGACGGCTTCAGGAGACCAGGAGAGAGACCAGCTCCTCAAGGACCATCCTGGAGACATCTGCACTTTAGTCCACAGTATTCTGGAGAAG GTAAAGACTGAGATAACCTCTGACCTAAATGATCTTCATGAAAAACAGACGAGGAGCGTCTTAGAACGGCATCAGAGCGCAACAGAAG AGCTACAGCGATTACACAATGAagagaagaacattttaaatgagtccCATGCAGCAGCTGAGAATGTGCTGAAG GATCAGATTGAAGGGCTGACGTCAGAGCTGAAGCTGTTTGAGGAGTTGAAGCGCAGAGCGCAGGAGTCCACGCTCCAGAGAGACCTTCAGAGAAACATTGAG ACTCATGGCAGCCCTGGTGCATTctgggagcaggagcaggagagTCTGTTATTTGTCATCGAAATGAAGCGTGAGCGTTTACAGGACCAGGGGAACAAGCTGCTGCAGATGGAAACACTG GTGGAGAGGAATCAGTCGCTGGAGGATCAGCTCCTGCAGGCGCTCCAGCAGAGCGAGGACTTCAGAGTGAGGATAGACAACTACCAAAGCCTCATACA ACAACTGTCCAAGGAGCAGAATGAGCTGCAGGAGGCGCTAGAGAAGCAGTCTCTGCAGAACCAGAAGCTCAGCCAGGAGAAAGAAGAGCTGCTCTTTAAACTCATACACCGCAGAGACTCGTGCTCCTCCTTCCAC CTTCCTTCTGTCATCCCCAGCTGA